A window from Synechococcus sp. RSCCF101 encodes these proteins:
- a CDS encoding DNA polymerase, translating to MQTEVRTVTVPAELPQALRRWQWALPAAVFTSRTLDGRQLLQMRTLKLLKDEEHPEKGRGGYRFPTGQRNGFGVIQGQQPLVATTAAVLLLIEGSKQALAGACAIARSERLNGKAVAVRMCGIWGWKDKTRQPDGEVECLDRIPLRGREVVLVPDGDVATNPTVHTGATRLYEALQRRGVARVRVVRVPLSGPAQKTGLDDHLALQLPEERGRELERLLDAATEALPPPPKGAEPKTDKDRLAAVYAKAGELIADKDKVGTVDRLPLLRAYSQKVGIRMTDGELQRAVWKARRAARGAAEPMKPGDVLAGSDAEWAWEGMLLLAALNLLVGLPKSGKTSLMLDLIARWFRGEPEFLGRPLIGPCPPVLLVGVDMTEADWRRLLGQVGLLGEGNRLGGPIVGLFHKGRPLSLDPEGVETIADYAEKHPGLLVIADSYAELTRSLGFAEKDADFAEPAGDLLEAISPLGATLVLLHHAGKGLAGASTAEASRGTTALPALASQTLKIVGVARGENWAQDRRRILSSDGRGGEPVQLVVERVDGVWISHGSAEGVQREQQLKKVEEKLQGRNPLVLKAVRTRWEHHGETTTAKQAAEHLGFTSDNERRAISRNLHALQLKGFLRSRSGAVEGGGAVEEFWPAGVEAPPPGEGVEGPEPGVRVEDPWAETAEGEGERSDSESSITPRCVLPVRSFSKGGVRPPETGVSDRQERPGQEGRSDRLDTFYLSPRTREADWGESSTTPGPAEEDSIGHPPSDRTPPPGCQGELPLDPPEPSGEPTEEAASTPPAQPEEDPAAGPQPGPASAPPKPAPAKQRRKTDGGQRKPRPPKAGDPDYLPFHTSPSIEAPVPIPYAGPLPEGVVYVATAEELPPISPRAEHPIGFDLETWSGRTDLWRHVARLHPFLGGRIRLAQLAIPSGKVWIVDVALIGQPAIDWLSELVRNPERTLIGHNLLFEASHLRAAGIRPLCRWWDTMLASQLIGDLPRQSLEAVAAHYLKRPMDKAAQTSQWGGALTEEQIAYAATDARILHPLQEALQGALARTDQLEAHRLDCGMVSACADGQDAGLRIDTAALASVVIEAKATRSGKVRELHQMLGIRNYRSGDQLHPALQAAVGAELRKRKADDADGNPVYVPSTSAEVLRPFAEHPAVALLLELRDLDQTLKEATWLQGDAAIGGGRTRPSYRILGARTGRTTTSAQLGKTAKSGSVPSDTQRYGEEAKQAGQPHRVRLPQIGCNFQGLTGRTRAALVADPGHVLVDLDWSSIEVRLQASTRLYRDTGQRRIVLEGIDPHCSIASQVCGRPIGKDDPERAAIGKVANFSLAYGCGVRNLQSQLAVAQGRPVSREEAQRVYDAWHRSHPEISRRMDLFGDRNDPVLEVRSVSRRRLRTQTFKPDPQTGLLGTLPLSRPNGINLPIQASGKDLLADAVGELWHRLDAFPEVRVVGLIHDEILLSVPEAQAEEVKALALEVMTSARLQETYLGDIPLEADANVATSWGEAH from the coding sequence ATGCAGACCGAGGTGCGTACGGTCACTGTCCCCGCGGAGCTACCCCAGGCGCTCCGGCGCTGGCAGTGGGCTCTGCCCGCCGCGGTGTTCACCTCCCGGACTCTGGATGGGCGCCAGCTGCTGCAGATGCGGACGCTGAAGCTGCTGAAGGACGAGGAGCACCCGGAGAAGGGCCGGGGTGGGTATCGGTTCCCGACCGGACAGCGCAACGGCTTCGGCGTGATCCAGGGGCAGCAGCCTCTGGTGGCCACCACAGCCGCGGTGCTGCTCCTGATCGAAGGGAGCAAGCAAGCCTTGGCCGGCGCCTGCGCCATCGCCCGGAGCGAGCGGCTGAACGGGAAGGCCGTGGCCGTCCGGATGTGCGGGATCTGGGGCTGGAAGGACAAGACCCGGCAACCCGACGGTGAGGTGGAGTGCCTGGACCGGATCCCGCTGCGGGGGCGCGAGGTGGTCCTGGTGCCCGATGGAGACGTGGCCACGAACCCGACGGTTCACACGGGCGCGACCCGGCTCTACGAGGCGCTCCAGCGCCGCGGCGTGGCTCGGGTGCGCGTGGTGCGCGTGCCCCTGTCGGGTCCGGCCCAGAAGACGGGCCTGGATGACCACCTGGCCCTCCAGCTGCCCGAGGAGCGTGGCCGCGAGCTGGAGCGCCTGCTGGATGCCGCCACGGAGGCACTCCCGCCCCCGCCGAAGGGAGCCGAACCCAAGACGGATAAGGACCGCCTGGCGGCGGTCTACGCCAAGGCGGGGGAGCTCATCGCGGACAAGGACAAGGTGGGCACCGTCGATCGGCTCCCCCTGCTCCGGGCCTACTCCCAGAAGGTGGGCATCCGGATGACAGATGGCGAGCTCCAGCGGGCGGTCTGGAAGGCCCGCCGTGCGGCGAGAGGCGCAGCCGAGCCGATGAAGCCGGGCGATGTGCTGGCCGGCTCGGACGCGGAATGGGCCTGGGAGGGGATGCTCCTCCTGGCAGCGCTCAACCTGCTGGTGGGCCTGCCGAAGTCGGGCAAAACCAGCCTGATGCTGGATCTCATCGCTCGTTGGTTCCGGGGCGAGCCCGAGTTCCTGGGGCGGCCCCTGATCGGTCCCTGTCCGCCGGTGCTGCTGGTGGGAGTGGACATGACCGAGGCCGACTGGCGGCGCCTGCTGGGCCAGGTGGGGTTGCTGGGGGAGGGCAACCGGCTGGGCGGCCCGATCGTGGGTCTGTTCCACAAGGGCCGGCCGCTGAGCCTGGATCCGGAGGGCGTGGAGACAATCGCCGACTACGCGGAGAAGCACCCCGGCCTGCTGGTGATCGCCGACAGCTACGCCGAGCTCACCCGCAGCCTCGGCTTCGCGGAGAAGGATGCGGACTTCGCCGAACCGGCCGGCGACCTGCTGGAGGCGATCAGCCCTCTGGGCGCGACCCTGGTTCTCCTCCACCACGCCGGGAAGGGCCTGGCGGGAGCGAGCACCGCGGAGGCCAGCCGGGGAACCACGGCCCTGCCGGCCCTGGCCAGCCAGACGCTGAAGATCGTGGGAGTGGCCCGCGGGGAGAACTGGGCGCAGGACCGGCGCCGGATCCTCTCCTCCGATGGCCGGGGTGGTGAACCGGTCCAGCTGGTGGTGGAGCGCGTGGACGGGGTGTGGATCTCTCACGGCTCCGCCGAGGGCGTGCAGCGAGAGCAGCAGCTGAAGAAGGTGGAGGAGAAGCTCCAGGGGCGGAACCCGCTCGTGCTGAAGGCCGTGCGGACACGCTGGGAGCACCACGGGGAGACGACCACCGCCAAGCAGGCGGCGGAGCACCTGGGGTTCACGAGCGACAACGAGCGGAGGGCGATCTCCCGGAACCTCCATGCCCTGCAGCTGAAGGGGTTTCTGCGGAGCCGGTCGGGGGCGGTCGAGGGCGGCGGGGCAGTGGAGGAGTTCTGGCCTGCCGGGGTCGAGGCCCCTCCTCCTGGAGAGGGTGTCGAGGGCCCGGAGCCCGGGGTGCGTGTCGAGGACCCGTGGGCGGAAACCGCGGAGGGGGAAGGGGAGCGATCGGACAGCGAATCGTCTATCACTCCCAGATGTGTCCTACCTGTCCGATCGTTTTCTAAGGGGGGTGTCCGACCGCCAGAAACCGGGGTGTCCGACCGTCAAGAGCGGCCTGGGCAGGAAGGGCGATCGGACAGGTTGGACACGTTTTATCTGTCTCCCCGTACGCGCGAGGCGGATTGGGGTGAATCCAGCACCACTCCCGGGCCGGCTGAGGAGGATTCGATCGGACACCCCCCGAGCGATCGGACACCCCCTCCGGGTTGCCAGGGCGAGCTGCCCCTGGATCCGCCCGAGCCCTCCGGTGAGCCCACCGAGGAGGCCGCCAGCACACCCCCTGCACAGCCGGAGGAGGATCCCGCTGCCGGACCCCAGCCGGGGCCAGCCTCAGCTCCTCCGAAGCCTGCGCCCGCCAAGCAACGGCGCAAGACGGACGGCGGACAACGCAAGCCGAGGCCACCCAAGGCCGGCGATCCGGACTACCTGCCGTTCCACACCTCCCCGTCGATCGAGGCGCCGGTGCCGATCCCCTATGCCGGCCCCCTGCCGGAGGGCGTGGTCTACGTGGCCACGGCCGAGGAGCTGCCTCCGATCAGCCCCAGGGCGGAGCACCCGATCGGCTTCGACCTGGAGACCTGGAGCGGCCGAACGGACCTGTGGCGCCATGTGGCTCGGTTGCACCCGTTCCTCGGGGGCCGGATCCGCCTGGCCCAGCTCGCCATCCCCTCCGGCAAGGTCTGGATCGTGGATGTGGCCCTGATCGGTCAGCCGGCGATCGACTGGCTGTCGGAGCTGGTGCGGAACCCGGAGCGGACTCTGATCGGCCACAACCTCCTGTTTGAGGCCAGCCACCTCCGCGCTGCCGGCATCCGGCCGCTCTGCCGGTGGTGGGACACGATGCTGGCCAGCCAGCTGATCGGTGACCTGCCCAGGCAGTCCCTGGAGGCGGTGGCGGCGCATTACCTGAAGCGCCCGATGGACAAGGCCGCGCAGACCAGCCAGTGGGGCGGTGCGCTCACCGAGGAGCAGATCGCCTACGCCGCCACCGACGCCCGGATCCTGCATCCACTCCAGGAGGCCCTCCAGGGTGCTCTGGCGCGCACGGACCAGCTGGAGGCCCACCGGCTGGACTGCGGCATGGTCAGCGCCTGCGCGGACGGCCAGGACGCGGGCTTGCGGATCGACACCGCGGCGCTGGCCAGTGTGGTGATCGAGGCCAAGGCGACCCGCAGCGGCAAGGTGCGAGAGCTCCACCAGATGCTCGGGATCCGGAACTACCGCTCCGGGGATCAGCTCCACCCGGCTCTGCAGGCCGCGGTGGGGGCGGAGCTGCGGAAGCGCAAGGCGGACGACGCGGACGGGAATCCCGTCTATGTCCCCAGCACCTCCGCGGAGGTGCTGCGGCCCTTTGCCGAGCATCCGGCGGTGGCCCTGCTGCTGGAGCTCCGCGACCTGGACCAGACCCTGAAGGAGGCCACATGGCTCCAGGGGGACGCCGCGATCGGTGGGGGCCGGACTCGCCCGAGCTACCGGATCCTCGGCGCCCGCACTGGCCGAACCACCACCAGCGCCCAGCTGGGCAAGACCGCGAAGAGCGGATCCGTCCCGTCCGACACCCAGCGTTACGGCGAGGAGGCCAAGCAGGCCGGCCAGCCCCATCGCGTGCGGCTGCCGCAGATCGGCTGCAACTTCCAGGGCCTCACCGGCCGGACGAGGGCCGCCCTGGTGGCGGATCCGGGCCACGTCCTGGTGGATCTGGACTGGTCATCGATCGAGGTTCGGCTCCAGGCCAGCACGCGCCTGTACCGGGACACGGGCCAGCGCCGGATCGTGCTGGAGGGGATCGATCCCCATTGCTCCATCGCCAGCCAGGTCTGCGGCCGGCCGATCGGGAAGGACGATCCGGAGCGGGCTGCGATCGGCAAGGTGGCCAACTTCTCGCTGGCCTACGGCTGCGGGGTGCGGAACCTCCAGAGCCAGCTGGCCGTGGCCCAGGGGCGTCCGGTCAGCAGGGAGGAGGCGCAGCGGGTCTATGACGCCTGGCATCGCTCCCACCCGGAGATCAGCCGGCGCATGGATCTGTTCGGCGACCGCAACGATCCGGTCCTGGAGGTGCGCAGCGTCAGCCGCCGCCGGCTCCGCACCCAGACCTTCAAGCCGGATCCCCAGACCGGCCTGCTGGGCACGCTGCCGCTGTCACGTCCGAACGGGATCAACCTGCCGATCCAGGCCAGCGGGAAGGATCTGCTGGCCGATGCGGTGGGCGAGCTCTGGCATCGGCTGGATGCGTTCCCGGAGGTGCGCGTGGTCGGCCTGATCCACGACGAGATCCTGCTCAGCGTCCCCGAGGCCCAGGCTGAGGAGGTGAAGGCCCTCGCCCTGGAGGTGATGACCAGCGCCCGGCTGCAGGAGACCTACCTGGGCGACATCCCGCTGGAGGCGGACGCCAACGTGGCCACCAGCTGGGGGGAGGCGCACTGA